One Streptomyces coeruleorubidus DNA segment encodes these proteins:
- a CDS encoding FtsW/RodA/SpoVE family cell cycle protein — protein sequence MSGTNTSHSPTHHTSTIGAIGAPSRRNTELALLVFAVVIPVFAYANVGLAINDSVPPGLLSYGLGLGLLAGVGHLVVRKFAPYADPLMLPLATLLNGLGLVVIWRLDQSKKLQASNTFVEAAPRQLLYSAMGVALLVVVLIFLKDHRVLQRYTYISMAGALFLLVLPLVPGLGADVYGAKIWIKIPGLGTLQPGEFAKIALAVFFAGYLMVKRDALALASRRFMGLYLPRGRDLGPILVVWAISILILVFETDLGTSLLFFGMFVIMLYVATERTSWIVFGLLMSAVGAVGVASFEPHIQTRVHAWLDPMREYQLSRAGVSDGVVHSEQAMQALWAFGSGGTLGTGLGQGNSDLIGFAANSDFILATFGEELGLAGVMAILLLYGLIIERGVRTALAARDPFGKLLAIGLSGAFGLQVFVVAGGVMGLIPLTGMTLPFVAYGGSSVIANWALIGILLRISDTARRPAPAPAGNPDAEMTQVVRP from the coding sequence ATGAGCGGTACGAACACATCGCACTCGCCGACGCACCACACGTCCACGATCGGCGCGATCGGCGCACCGAGCAGACGCAACACCGAGCTCGCACTGCTGGTGTTCGCCGTCGTCATCCCGGTGTTCGCCTATGCCAACGTCGGCCTGGCCATCAACGACTCGGTGCCGCCGGGCCTGTTGAGCTACGGCCTCGGACTCGGCCTGCTCGCGGGCGTCGGCCATCTCGTCGTCCGGAAGTTCGCGCCGTACGCGGACCCGCTGATGCTGCCGCTGGCGACGCTGCTGAACGGACTCGGTCTGGTCGTCATCTGGCGCCTGGACCAGTCCAAGAAGCTCCAAGCGAGTAACACGTTCGTCGAGGCGGCTCCCCGCCAGCTGCTGTACTCCGCGATGGGCGTCGCCCTGCTGGTGGTCGTGCTGATCTTCCTCAAGGACCACCGCGTCCTGCAGCGCTACACCTACATCTCCATGGCCGGCGCGCTGTTCCTGCTGGTCCTGCCGCTCGTGCCCGGACTCGGCGCGGACGTCTACGGCGCCAAGATCTGGATCAAGATCCCCGGCCTCGGCACGCTCCAGCCCGGCGAGTTCGCGAAGATCGCCCTAGCGGTGTTCTTCGCCGGCTACCTCATGGTCAAGAGAGACGCCCTGGCACTGGCCAGCCGCCGTTTCATGGGCCTGTACCTGCCGCGCGGCCGTGACCTCGGCCCGATCCTCGTCGTCTGGGCGATCTCGATCCTCATCCTGGTCTTCGAGACCGACCTCGGTACGTCGCTGCTGTTCTTCGGAATGTTCGTCATCATGCTGTACGTCGCCACCGAGCGGACCAGCTGGATCGTCTTCGGTCTGCTGATGTCCGCGGTCGGCGCCGTCGGCGTGGCGAGCTTCGAGCCGCACATCCAGACGCGTGTGCACGCCTGGCTCGACCCGATGCGCGAGTACCAGCTCAGCCGTGCCGGGGTCAGCGACGGCGTCGTCCACTCCGAGCAGGCCATGCAGGCCCTGTGGGCCTTCGGTTCCGGCGGCACCCTCGGTACCGGCCTCGGGCAGGGCAACTCCGACCTCATCGGCTTCGCCGCCAACTCCGACTTCATCCTCGCCACCTTCGGCGAGGAGCTGGGCCTCGCCGGTGTCATGGCGATCCTGCTGCTCTACGGCCTGATCATCGAGCGGGGCGTACGCACCGCGCTCGCGGCCCGCGACCCGTTCGGCAAGCTGCTGGCCATCGGCCTGTCCGGCGCCTTCGGCCTCCAGGTCTTCGTCGTGGCCGGCGGCGTCATGGGCCTCATCCCGCTGACCGGTATGACGCTGCCGTTCGTGGCCTACGGCGGTTCCTCCGTGATCGCCAACTGGGCGCTGATCGGCATCCTGCTGCGCATCAGCGACACCGCCCGCCGCCCGGCCCCGGCCCCGGCCGGCAATCCCGACGCCGAGATGACTCAGGTGGTCCGCCCGTGA